The Thermocrinis ruber genome has a window encoding:
- a CDS encoding hydrogenase small subunit — METFWEAFKRQGVNRRDFLRFAFTITGLMGLSPSMFPEVVKALETKPRVPVLWIHGLECTCCSESFIRSATPLASDVLLSMISLEYDDTLSAAAGEALENHRKEIIKKYWGNYILAVEGNPPLGEDGMYCIVAGEPFLKHLKESAEGAKAVIAWGSCASWGCVQAAKPNPTTAVSIDKVIKNKPIIKVPGCPPIAEVMTGVIMHIALFDSLPPLDAQGRPKQFYGNRIHDTCYRRAFFNAGQFVERFDDEGAKKGWCLYKVGCRGPTTYNSCGNIRWYNGLSYPIQAGHGCIGCSEENFWDNGPFYQRLTTIPVPNVEANADKVGIAVATAAAAGAIAHGVISKFRSKNNKGGE, encoded by the coding sequence ATGGAAACCTTCTGGGAGGCTTTTAAAAGGCAGGGTGTAAATAGGCGGGACTTTTTGCGTTTTGCCTTTACCATCACAGGACTTATGGGATTGTCTCCCTCTATGTTTCCGGAGGTGGTCAAGGCATTGGAGACAAAACCGCGCGTTCCTGTGCTTTGGATCCATGGACTGGAATGTACTTGCTGTTCTGAATCTTTTATAAGGTCTGCAACTCCTTTGGCTTCAGATGTGCTACTTTCAATGATCTCTCTTGAATACGATGATACACTGTCTGCTGCAGCTGGGGAAGCTTTAGAAAACCACAGAAAGGAAATTATTAAAAAGTATTGGGGGAATTACATCTTGGCTGTTGAAGGAAACCCTCCCTTGGGAGAGGATGGAATGTATTGTATAGTAGCAGGTGAGCCCTTTTTAAAACACCTAAAGGAATCTGCGGAGGGGGCTAAGGCTGTTATTGCCTGGGGTTCGTGTGCCAGTTGGGGGTGCGTGCAGGCGGCAAAGCCAAACCCAACGACTGCTGTATCGATTGATAAGGTAATAAAGAATAAGCCGATCATAAAAGTTCCCGGTTGTCCTCCTATAGCGGAGGTTATGACTGGAGTAATAATGCACATTGCCCTTTTTGACTCACTTCCTCCTTTGGATGCTCAGGGGAGACCAAAACAATTTTATGGAAATAGGATACACGATACATGCTACAGAAGGGCATTCTTTAACGCCGGACAATTTGTAGAAAGATTTGACGATGAAGGTGCCAAAAAGGGATGGTGTTTGTATAAGGTAGGATGCAGGGGACCAACGACATACAACTCCTGCGGAAATATAAGGTGGTATAACGGACTTTCTTATCCAATACAAGCGGGGCATGGTTGTATAGGCTGTTCCGAAGAAAACTTCTGGGACAATGGACCCTTCTATCAAAGGCTTACCACAATTCCCGTGCCGAATGTGGAGGCAAACGCAGATAAAGTTGGAATTGCTGTGGCAACTGCAGCCGCGGCGGGTGCTATAGCCCATGGCGTTATTTCTAAATTCAGAAGCAAAAACAATAAAGGAGGTGAATAA
- a CDS encoding nickel-dependent hydrogenase large subunit, protein MARIVVDPVTRIEGHLRIELIVDEKTGKVVDAVSSGTMWRGIELILRGRDPRDAWAFAQRICGVCTSIHAQASVRCIEDALEIQIPKNTNYIRNIMYGSLQVHDHLVHFYHLHALDWVSPVEALKADPVQTAVLQNKILEKYGAIADLLPDPVGHRAYPRKFPKATPGYFRTFQEKIKKLVESGQLGIFAAHWWDHPDYKLLPPEVHLMAVAHYLNMLDVQREFFIPQVVFGGKNPHPHYIVGGMTCSISLDDMNAPVNAERLAVVEDAIYTQVEAVNLFYLTDLLAIGHIYVQKGQVYGGGLAKRRVIGYGEFPDEPYKGIKTGDYHNKILYHSNGVVENFVEGVEKAKYYPLVGKDFADPEVIQEFVAHSWYKYPDEKKGLHPWDGITEPNYTGPKEGTKTHWKYLDEQGKYSWIKSPRWRGKPCEVGPLARYIVVYTAVKQGHIKPSWMDEMVVKQIDFVSKVLDIPPHVWLTTTVGRTAARGLEAQLGAAANLYFLKKLYDNIKAGDTSVANMEKWDPSTWPKEAKGVGITEAPRGALGHWVIIKDGKIANYQCVVPTTWNGSPRDPMGGQGAFEECMKDTPLKVVDKPLEVLRGIHSFDPCLACSTHIYNAKGEEITNIKVQGSVPVCFTGG, encoded by the coding sequence ATGGCAAGGATTGTGGTGGACCCAGTAACAAGAATTGAGGGACACCTAAGAATTGAGCTTATTGTGGATGAAAAGACTGGAAAAGTGGTGGATGCCGTCTCTTCCGGCACTATGTGGCGCGGTATTGAGCTCATTCTCAGGGGAAGGGATCCAAGGGATGCGTGGGCTTTTGCACAGAGAATCTGTGGAGTTTGTACATCTATTCATGCTCAGGCTTCCGTCAGGTGCATAGAGGATGCCCTTGAAATTCAGATCCCTAAGAACACCAACTATATAAGGAACATAATGTACGGAAGCTTACAGGTTCATGACCACTTAGTGCATTTTTACCATCTTCACGCCCTTGATTGGGTATCTCCCGTGGAAGCTTTGAAGGCGGACCCTGTTCAAACTGCGGTACTCCAGAACAAAATTCTTGAAAAATACGGTGCTATAGCAGACCTATTACCAGATCCCGTAGGACATAGGGCGTATCCCAGAAAGTTTCCCAAGGCTACGCCGGGATACTTCAGGACATTCCAAGAAAAAATAAAAAAGCTTGTAGAAAGCGGACAACTTGGTATATTCGCTGCTCATTGGTGGGACCATCCCGATTATAAACTGTTGCCTCCAGAAGTACATCTCATGGCTGTAGCCCATTATCTCAATATGCTTGATGTTCAAAGAGAATTTTTCATTCCACAGGTAGTGTTTGGTGGGAAAAACCCGCATCCTCATTACATAGTAGGAGGAATGACCTGCTCCATATCTTTGGATGATATGAACGCTCCTGTCAACGCGGAGCGCTTGGCGGTTGTTGAGGATGCAATATATACCCAGGTTGAAGCGGTTAACTTGTTCTACCTTACAGACCTTTTGGCAATAGGACACATATATGTTCAAAAAGGGCAGGTTTATGGAGGTGGTCTTGCAAAGAGAAGGGTAATAGGCTACGGTGAATTCCCCGACGAACCCTATAAGGGTATAAAGACCGGAGATTATCACAACAAAATCCTATATCACTCTAACGGTGTTGTAGAAAACTTTGTAGAGGGCGTTGAAAAGGCTAAGTATTATCCTCTTGTGGGTAAGGATTTTGCGGACCCTGAAGTTATCCAAGAGTTCGTGGCACACTCTTGGTATAAGTATCCCGATGAGAAAAAAGGCTTGCATCCTTGGGATGGTATAACTGAACCAAACTACACAGGACCGAAGGAAGGAACAAAGACTCATTGGAAGTATTTAGACGAGCAGGGTAAATACTCTTGGATAAAGTCTCCAAGATGGAGAGGAAAGCCCTGTGAGGTTGGTCCACTTGCAAGATACATAGTGGTTTATACCGCAGTGAAGCAAGGTCATATAAAACCATCCTGGATGGACGAAATGGTTGTGAAACAGATAGACTTTGTGTCAAAGGTTCTTGATATTCCACCTCATGTATGGCTTACAACCACAGTTGGTAGGACTGCTGCAAGGGGTCTTGAAGCACAGCTGGGCGCAGCTGCAAACCTATACTTCCTCAAAAAACTTTACGACAACATAAAGGCGGGGGATACCTCGGTAGCCAACATGGAAAAGTGGGATCCATCCACTTGGCCCAAAGAGGCAAAAGGTGTAGGAATTACGGAAGCTCCAAGGGGTGCTTTGGGACACTGGGTGATAATAAAGGACGGAAAGATCGCCAATTATCAATGCGTAGTTCCTACTACGTGGAACGGTAGTCCAAGGGATCCGATGGGTGGGCAAGGTGCCTTTGAGGAATGTATGAAAGACACACCACTTAAAGTGGTAGATAAACCTTTGGAAGTCTTAAGAGGGATACATTCCTTTGACCCGTGCCTGGCGTGCTCTACGCACATTTACAACGCAAAGGGAGAAGAGATAACCAACATAAAAGTTCAAGGTAGTGTGCCAGTCTGCTTTACAGGAGGTTGA
- the cybH gene encoding Ni/Fe-hydrogenase, b-type cytochrome subunit yields MREELVKRIYIFSPSLRIWHWINALCITILFITGIYIGNPFFIGSQGFEATYAYAHNLTMDFIRFIHFSAGYVLMVMLLFRFFLLFFNKGDRLIIPKVWRADFWKGIGEMVLHYLFIKPWHKTYIRNPLARLAYFLLYLVLIFMVITGFAMYGLSKPSGFWAKLFGWIVPLLGGEFLVHMWHHWFAWLIVFFVILHVYLVIRFDAIEKEGEVSSMFNGMKNFKETPVDVEDVA; encoded by the coding sequence ATGAGGGAAGAGCTTGTAAAAAGGATATATATATTTAGTCCCTCACTGCGTATATGGCATTGGATTAATGCCTTATGCATAACTATTCTGTTCATAACTGGTATTTACATAGGCAATCCCTTCTTCATAGGTTCCCAGGGGTTTGAAGCCACTTACGCCTATGCCCACAATCTCACAATGGACTTTATAAGGTTCATCCACTTTTCGGCGGGTTATGTGCTAATGGTTATGCTCCTCTTCCGCTTTTTCCTCCTTTTCTTTAACAAGGGAGACAGGTTGATCATTCCCAAGGTATGGAGGGCGGATTTTTGGAAGGGCATTGGAGAGATGGTTCTTCACTACCTTTTTATTAAGCCATGGCACAAAACCTACATAAGGAACCCATTGGCAAGGCTCGCTTACTTTCTGCTATACTTGGTCCTTATCTTTATGGTAATAACAGGCTTTGCAATGTATGGGCTTTCTAAACCCTCGGGTTTCTGGGCAAAGCTATTTGGCTGGATCGTTCCTCTTCTTGGTGGAGAGTTTTTGGTTCATATGTGGCACCATTGGTTTGCCTGGCTTATAGTATTTTTTGTGATCCTCCATGTGTATCTTGTTATAAGGTTTGATGCAATAGAAAAGGAAGGTGAAGTGTCTTCTATGTTCAATGGAATGAAGAACTTCAAGGAAACACCTGTGGATGTGGAGGATGTAGCTTGA
- a CDS encoding HyaD/HybD family hydrogenase maturation endopeptidase, translated as MSILVLGVGNILLSDEGLGVRVIEKIKEGYVLPEDVKLLDGGTLGIELLYFLEGSEKLIIVDAIKGGGPPGTLYKFSGDEVKAYFKGKISAHELGIQEVLGIAQLTDRYPKEVVVIGMEPESLEVSLELSQTVKDNLEKLIKSVIEQLKEWNIEVKHVDERARHTV; from the coding sequence TTGAGCATACTTGTTTTAGGAGTGGGAAACATATTACTTTCCGATGAGGGGTTGGGTGTAAGGGTGATAGAAAAGATCAAGGAGGGCTATGTTCTTCCGGAAGATGTGAAGTTACTGGATGGTGGTACTCTTGGCATAGAGCTTCTCTACTTTCTTGAAGGTTCAGAAAAGCTCATAATAGTGGATGCGATAAAGGGCGGGGGTCCCCCGGGGACCCTCTACAAATTTTCCGGGGATGAGGTGAAGGCTTACTTTAAAGGAAAGATCTCTGCCCATGAACTTGGTATTCAGGAGGTTTTAGGCATAGCCCAATTAACCGATAGGTATCCCAAAGAGGTGGTGGTCATAGGTATGGAGCCAGAAAGTTTAGAGGTATCTTTGGAACTTTCGCAGACTGTAAAAGATAACTTAGAAAAATTGATAAAATCAGTAATAGAACAACTCAAGGAGTGGAATATAGAGGTTAAACATGTTGATGAACGCGCCCGCCATACTGTATGA
- a CDS encoding hydrogenase expression/formation protein, producing MLMNAPAILYEILQALKDFYNKGERHIIYINKLPLTEEDKHVILDVLRDGQVKIFLKSASQKVEWKETGISGVWIGVFFDRDEKPILETIEITDFPMLAMSQREDVEEAIKTLEDRIKSVIPNANLGQ from the coding sequence ATGTTGATGAACGCGCCCGCCATACTGTATGAGATCTTACAAGCCTTGAAGGACTTTTACAACAAAGGTGAAAGACACATTATTTATATAAACAAATTGCCTCTCACCGAAGAAGATAAGCATGTTATACTGGATGTTCTAAGGGACGGTCAGGTGAAAATATTTCTCAAATCTGCAAGCCAAAAGGTAGAGTGGAAAGAGACGGGAATAAGCGGTGTTTGGATAGGTGTGTTTTTTGATAGGGATGAAAAACCAATCTTGGAGACAATAGAGATAACAGATTTTCCCATGCTTGCAATGAGCCAAAGGGAAGATGTAGAAGAAGCCATAAAAACCCTTGAAGATAGAATAAAAAGCGTCATTCCCAATGCTAACTTAGGCCAATAA
- the hypF gene encoding carbamoyltransferase HypF — protein MRMKLEIIGAVQGVGFRPFVYRLAKELDLRGWIINTPEGVKIEVEGENLDVFLKRLQEERPPLAYIYSISFEYAEEVGYTDFEIRESHSEGKREVFILPDVGTCDECLKEVFDPKDRRYMYPFTNCTHCGPRFTIIEKLPYDRPNTTMKVFKMCQECEREYNDPTNRRFHAQPNACPKCGPRVFLYDKEGNLLGESEEAIDLAIQAVKEGKIVAVKGIGGFHLICDATNEKAVNTLRMRKRRQEKPFAVMFKSLQQLREYARPTNLEEALLSSPQRPIVLIEKVQDSLPETIAPGLKRIGAFLPYSPLHYIILSKLDVPIVATSGNYSEEPIVKDNEEALNKLSEIADLILVYNREIKRRCDDSVVKVVGGIPLPIRRSRGYAPLPVKLPYKLKNKVLATGGMLKNTFAIAWNDKVFISQHVGDVENYQTLKSFEEMVFDLMNLYQFEPEVVVCDMHPRYETTKWAEFFSEERNIPLLKVQHHYAHILSCMAENGIEDEVLGIAWDGTGYGEDGTLWGGEFLVCHYRNYKRVHHFKPFRLIGGEKAIKEPRRVALSLLLELFGEKALGFNLPFDRKELEMLFNAWSKGINSPFSSSVGRLFDAVCSLLGIRHINSYEGQSAMILEDLYNPTIKDHYSYSIEGQIIDWRTTILDILQDKEREKVPSRFINTLAKIALDIARRVGIEKVCLSGGVMQNDPLVSKIKEELTKDGFLVYTHQKVPANDGGLCLGQVAYVIGLS, from the coding sequence ATGAGGATGAAGCTTGAAATAATCGGTGCAGTTCAGGGTGTAGGTTTCAGACCCTTTGTATATAGGTTGGCTAAGGAACTTGACCTTAGGGGATGGATTATAAACACACCGGAGGGTGTAAAAATAGAGGTTGAAGGAGAAAACTTAGATGTCTTCCTAAAGAGGCTCCAAGAAGAGAGACCACCTTTAGCCTATATTTATTCAATTTCTTTTGAGTACGCAGAAGAGGTGGGCTACACCGACTTTGAAATAAGAGAGAGCCACTCGGAAGGTAAAAGGGAAGTTTTTATACTGCCCGATGTGGGAACCTGTGATGAATGTCTGAAAGAGGTCTTTGACCCAAAGGACAGAAGATACATGTATCCGTTCACAAACTGCACCCATTGCGGACCAAGGTTTACCATAATTGAAAAGCTTCCTTACGATAGACCAAACACCACGATGAAAGTTTTTAAGATGTGCCAAGAGTGTGAAAGAGAATACAACGACCCAACCAATAGAAGGTTCCACGCCCAACCAAACGCATGTCCCAAATGCGGTCCACGGGTTTTTCTTTACGACAAAGAGGGCAATTTGCTTGGGGAAAGTGAAGAGGCTATAGATTTAGCTATCCAAGCTGTAAAAGAGGGAAAAATAGTGGCGGTAAAAGGTATAGGAGGCTTTCATCTAATATGCGATGCCACCAATGAAAAAGCGGTTAATACTCTAAGGATGAGAAAGAGAAGGCAGGAAAAACCCTTTGCGGTAATGTTTAAAAGTTTGCAACAGCTGAGAGAATATGCTCGCCCAACCAACCTGGAGGAAGCCCTTCTCTCTTCACCGCAGAGGCCTATAGTTCTTATTGAAAAGGTTCAAGATAGCTTGCCAGAGACCATAGCGCCCGGGCTTAAGAGAATAGGTGCCTTTCTGCCCTACTCTCCATTGCATTATATAATTCTTTCAAAGCTTGATGTTCCCATTGTTGCCACATCGGGAAACTATTCAGAAGAGCCTATAGTAAAGGACAATGAGGAGGCGTTGAACAAACTGTCGGAGATCGCAGACCTAATACTTGTTTATAACAGAGAGATAAAAAGAAGATGTGATGACTCTGTAGTTAAAGTGGTTGGAGGCATCCCTTTACCGATAAGAAGGTCAAGGGGATATGCACCTTTGCCTGTAAAGCTCCCTTACAAGTTAAAGAATAAAGTTTTAGCAACGGGCGGTATGCTTAAAAACACCTTTGCTATAGCTTGGAATGACAAAGTGTTTATTAGTCAGCATGTGGGAGATGTAGAAAACTATCAAACCCTAAAAAGCTTTGAAGAGATGGTTTTTGACCTTATGAACCTTTACCAGTTTGAGCCAGAGGTCGTCGTTTGCGATATGCATCCCCGGTATGAAACAACAAAATGGGCAGAGTTTTTCTCGGAAGAGAGAAATATTCCATTGTTAAAGGTTCAGCACCATTATGCCCATATACTTTCCTGCATGGCGGAGAACGGAATAGAAGATGAAGTGTTGGGTATAGCTTGGGATGGAACAGGCTATGGAGAGGATGGAACTTTATGGGGTGGTGAGTTTTTAGTATGCCACTACAGGAACTACAAACGTGTCCACCATTTTAAACCCTTTAGACTTATAGGTGGAGAAAAGGCGATAAAGGAACCAAGAAGGGTCGCATTATCCTTGCTATTAGAACTGTTCGGAGAGAAAGCCCTTGGCTTTAACTTACCCTTTGATAGAAAAGAGCTTGAAATGTTGTTCAATGCTTGGAGTAAAGGAATTAACTCTCCTTTCTCCAGCTCTGTGGGCAGGCTGTTTGATGCTGTTTGTTCCCTTTTGGGCATTAGACACATCAACAGCTACGAGGGTCAATCTGCCATGATTTTGGAAGACTTATACAACCCAACTATAAAAGATCATTATTCTTATTCAATCGAAGGGCAGATTATAGACTGGCGTACAACGATATTAGACATACTGCAGGATAAGGAAAGAGAAAAGGTACCTTCAAGGTTTATAAACACCTTGGCAAAGATTGCGTTGGACATAGCAAGAAGAGTAGGCATAGAAAAAGTGTGCCTTTCGGGAGGCGTGATGCAAAACGACCCATTGGTAAGCAAAATAAAAGAAGAGCTTACTAAGGATGGCTTTTTGGTATATACCCATCAAAAGGTGCCAGCAAACGATGGGGGGCTTTGTCTAGGGCAGGTAGCCTACGTTATTGGCCTAAGTTAG
- the hypA gene encoding hydrogenase maturation nickel metallochaperone HypA translates to MHEFSIVQSLMGLIEKYVEEYNAKRVSRIVVSVGVLSGVEPHLLKIAFDTFKENTVADSAELILEIEKLTLRCLDCGMVSQKEELNVICPCCGSFNTIIEGGQDLLLKSLELEYEDEA, encoded by the coding sequence ATGCATGAATTTTCAATAGTGCAAAGCTTGATGGGTCTCATTGAAAAATATGTAGAAGAATATAACGCAAAACGTGTTAGTAGAATAGTTGTGAGTGTGGGAGTCCTCTCTGGAGTGGAGCCTCATCTTCTTAAAATTGCCTTTGATACCTTTAAGGAAAATACCGTAGCCGATTCCGCAGAACTTATTTTAGAAATAGAAAAGCTAACCCTTAGGTGTTTGGACTGTGGTATGGTCTCTCAAAAGGAAGAGCTTAATGTGATATGCCCGTGCTGTGGTTCTTTTAACACAATTATAGAAGGTGGTCAGGATTTACTTTTGAAAAGCTTGGAGTTAGAGTATGAGGATGAAGCTTGA
- the hypE gene encoding hydrogenase expression/formation protein HypE, with amino-acid sequence MERVLLLHGGGGEGTWKLIRKVFLKYFDNQYLSKLEDAAILELNGKVAYTTDGFTVKPIFFKGGNIGKLAIAGTVNDLVVMGAKPLYLSVSFVIEEGFPLMTLEKIVQSMKEEAQKTGVVVVAGDTKVVPKGNLDGIFISTSGIGKVIYEGLSASNVKPGDIIIASGSLGDHGACILAEREGFDIEIESDCASLWDLVKNVLSVGAEIHAMRDPTRGGLSAVLHEWASSSKVSFVIEEENIPVKEPVRGLCEFLGLEPYHLACEGRVIIAVKEEDAEKVLQALKEHPLGRDSAIIGRAVPVEKRPEVLLKTAYNTLRHLEPPTGELLPRIC; translated from the coding sequence ATGGAAAGGGTACTTCTTTTGCATGGCGGAGGAGGAGAGGGCACTTGGAAACTTATCAGGAAAGTTTTCCTAAAGTACTTTGATAACCAATATTTGAGTAAATTGGAAGACGCCGCCATACTTGAGTTAAACGGCAAAGTGGCCTATACCACCGACGGATTTACCGTAAAGCCCATATTTTTTAAGGGAGGAAACATAGGGAAGTTGGCGATAGCAGGAACAGTCAATGACCTTGTGGTTATGGGTGCAAAACCTCTTTACTTGTCAGTTAGCTTTGTAATAGAGGAAGGATTCCCTTTGATGACTTTGGAAAAAATAGTCCAAAGCATGAAAGAGGAAGCCCAGAAAACTGGTGTAGTAGTGGTGGCAGGAGATACTAAGGTGGTTCCAAAAGGAAATTTGGACGGTATATTCATAAGCACATCCGGTATAGGAAAGGTAATATATGAAGGGCTATCCGCATCAAACGTTAAGCCGGGCGACATAATAATAGCTTCGGGAAGTTTGGGTGACCATGGAGCCTGTATATTAGCGGAGAGAGAGGGCTTTGACATAGAAATAGAAAGTGATTGTGCAAGCTTATGGGATTTGGTGAAGAATGTTCTTTCTGTTGGGGCGGAAATTCATGCAATGAGGGACCCCACAAGAGGCGGACTTTCTGCAGTACTGCACGAGTGGGCAAGCTCTTCAAAGGTCTCCTTTGTGATAGAAGAGGAAAACATACCTGTAAAAGAGCCCGTTCGTGGGCTCTGTGAATTTTTGGGCTTAGAGCCTTACCATTTAGCTTGTGAAGGTAGAGTAATAATAGCGGTTAAGGAAGAGGACGCGGAAAAAGTCTTACAAGCCCTTAAAGAGCATCCCCTGGGAAGGGACAGTGCTATTATCGGTAGGGCAGTGCCCGTTGAAAAAAGACCAGAGGTTCTGTTAAAAACAGCCTACAACACACTCAGACATTTGGAACCTCCAACGGGAGAGCTTTTGCCGAGGATTTGTTAA
- a CDS encoding nickel-dependent hydrogenase large subunit has product MRIEKKVLLRVEGHAQLELEWRDGVIVDARVRALGSRGIEKVLEERPLMDAMVITPRVCGICGHAHLMASVKAVENLLGWVEIPEKAKIVREITLSLERIQNHIKWFYLFLMPDFIRLGENLPDLEPYRGLTWKRAIHVSSEVAKAIALFSGQWPHSSYAVPGGITSHPDNYQVNLALQIIGKVKDFFLEKMVGMKRDEYEKIEKLGLWERLKGDIGTFIELTLEHGLDNKGKSYNRMLTSDYVIPFPSEKKILPIEYSKIQVHSNSLYSETSIVRYKGLPYETGPLARMCLAENQIVKRLFRNYGSTFLSRVLARVLEIWKLLLEVEKHLNSLLSIIDEPSCVDLIDKVNKLSGESIGVVEASRGTLIHKVKAEKGRIVKYRIVTPSMWNIGPRCKKFLGVAEKAMLGIDNPIHAEMVLKSFDVCSVCTVR; this is encoded by the coding sequence TTGAGGATTGAAAAGAAAGTTCTTTTGAGAGTTGAGGGACATGCCCAGTTAGAATTGGAATGGAGGGATGGCGTAATAGTAGATGCAAGGGTTCGTGCATTAGGTTCAAGGGGAATAGAGAAAGTTTTAGAAGAAAGGCCCTTAATGGACGCCATGGTTATAACTCCAAGGGTCTGCGGAATATGTGGTCATGCCCATCTGATGGCAAGCGTCAAAGCGGTAGAAAATTTGCTGGGTTGGGTTGAAATACCCGAAAAAGCCAAAATAGTGCGCGAAATAACCCTTTCCCTGGAAAGGATACAAAATCACATCAAGTGGTTCTATCTTTTTTTGATGCCTGATTTTATTAGGCTTGGAGAAAATTTGCCAGACCTTGAACCTTATCGCGGTTTAACATGGAAAAGGGCTATTCACGTATCTTCTGAGGTGGCGAAGGCTATCGCCCTCTTTTCAGGGCAATGGCCCCACTCCTCTTACGCGGTTCCCGGCGGAATAACGTCCCATCCCGACAATTATCAGGTTAATTTAGCCCTCCAGATTATAGGAAAGGTTAAAGACTTTTTCTTGGAAAAAATGGTGGGCATGAAAAGGGATGAATATGAAAAAATAGAAAAATTGGGACTTTGGGAGAGATTGAAAGGAGACATAGGCACCTTTATAGAGCTAACCCTTGAGCACGGTTTAGACAACAAGGGTAAAAGCTACAACAGAATGCTAACTTCTGACTATGTTATACCTTTTCCTTCCGAGAAGAAAATCTTACCAATTGAATACAGCAAAATACAGGTTCATTCCAACAGTCTATATTCGGAAACTAGCATAGTCAGATACAAAGGACTTCCTTATGAGACGGGACCGTTGGCAAGGATGTGTCTTGCAGAAAACCAGATAGTAAAAAGGCTTTTTAGAAATTATGGTTCAACCTTTTTAAGTAGAGTGTTGGCAAGGGTTTTGGAAATATGGAAACTGCTACTTGAAGTAGAGAAGCATCTAAACAGCCTTTTGTCTATAATAGATGAACCTTCCTGTGTGGATTTAATAGACAAGGTTAATAAGTTGAGCGGAGAGAGTATAGGCGTCGTAGAAGCATCAAGGGGAACGCTAATACATAAGGTAAAAGCGGAAAAAGGTAGGATCGTAAAATACAGAATAGTAACTCCTTCCATGTGGAACATAGGACCAAGGTGCAAGAAATTCTTAGGAGTTGCAGAAAAGGCTATGTTAGGCATTGATAATCCTATACATGCAGAGATGGTGCTAAAAAGCTTTGATGTGTGTTCTGTATGCACGGTTAGGTAG
- a CDS encoding Ni/Fe hydrogenase has protein sequence MKLVWVHGITCCGNTHSFLNYEYLDSLLKKIDILYHPSLSVEEGNVLDAILEEKIKLDVLIVEGAVSKEDEKIKKLCHLADFVIAVGNCACYGNIPALTKADVGGLQFRFKIKGGLLGEDFVSRGGYPVINLSGCPAHPDWIVGVLLSLYNGEKLELDQWNRPKTFYSSLTHWGCTRNEYFEWKIEMEKLGSKKGCLFYYFGCRGPMTYSSCNRILWNGVNSKTRAGTPCFGCTEFDFPRIGLFETKLFAGLPVELPIGVSKRGYIMLAGIAKTFAPERLKLED, from the coding sequence ATGAAGCTCGTTTGGGTTCATGGAATAACCTGCTGTGGAAACACACATTCTTTCCTGAATTACGAGTATTTAGATAGTCTTTTGAAAAAGATAGACATCCTTTATCATCCATCCCTTTCCGTCGAAGAAGGTAATGTCCTTGATGCTATACTAGAGGAAAAAATAAAGCTGGATGTGTTGATAGTGGAAGGAGCGGTTTCTAAGGAAGATGAAAAGATAAAAAAACTTTGTCATTTGGCAGACTTTGTTATAGCAGTGGGTAACTGTGCGTGCTACGGGAATATACCAGCCCTTACAAAGGCTGATGTTGGCGGTTTGCAGTTTAGGTTCAAGATTAAAGGCGGTTTGCTCGGAGAGGATTTTGTGAGCAGAGGAGGGTATCCGGTTATAAACCTGTCGGGATGCCCAGCCCATCCCGATTGGATTGTTGGTGTTTTGCTCTCTCTATACAATGGAGAAAAACTTGAATTGGATCAGTGGAACAGACCTAAGACTTTTTACTCATCCTTAACCCATTGGGGATGCACAAGAAACGAATACTTTGAATGGAAAATCGAAATGGAAAAGTTAGGTTCAAAAAAGGGATGTCTTTTCTACTACTTTGGCTGTAGGGGACCTATGACATATTCTTCCTGCAATAGGATCCTTTGGAACGGCGTCAATTCAAAGACAAGGGCAGGAACTCCGTGCTTTGGATGCACTGAGTTTGACTTTCCTAGAATAGGGCTGTTTGAGACAAAGCTGTTTGCTGGTTTGCCTGTGGAACTCCCTATTGGTGTTTCAAAACGAGGTTACATAATGCTTGCAGGAATTGCAAAAACCTTTGCTCCCGAGAGGCTAAAACTTGAGGATTGA